From the genome of Candidatus Binatia bacterium:
GGGGGATTGGGATTTACGTTGACAGAATGGCTCGTTATGGATAATTTTGCCATTGAACATAAAACGAAGGAGGCATTTATGGCCATACTAAAAGTCGAGGGCGTCACGCACTGGTCGATTCCGGTGAACAACCTGGCGGAGTCGGAGGACTTCTACGGCGAGCTGCTCGGCCTCACGCATAAGGGTCGGCTCGGGAACTCCGGCATGTCCTGCTTCAACGTCGGCGACAACTACATCCTCTTGTGCCAGCGCGAGCAACCGAAAGAATCAAACTCGCCACAACAGCTCCATCATTCTTTCACCGTCAGTCCCGAGACGCTGGTCAAGGCGTGCAAGGTTTTCCATGAAAGGAAAATTCCCGGCATCGAGCTGATTTACCGCGGCAAGGGCCATTTCACCGGACGGGAACTTTATTTCCTCGACCCCAGCGGCAACCGGCTCGAGCTGCGCGACCCGACCTGGAAAGCCGGAATGCCGGAGCCATCGTTCGATGAGATCGTCCGGTCGTAAGAGTGGACTGTTGAATCAAATCGCGCCGTTAAGGTTCGACAGGCTCACCATGAACGGCTCTCTCTGCTCCGTTCGTACTGAGCAGGCCTGTCCTGAGCGAAGCCGAAGGGTCGAAGTGCGAACGAAACATTCGACGACACGCACAAGGAGCCGGGATGAAGAATAGACGACTGTTGTACCTGGGCCTAATCGCGTTGGTCGTCGCCGTAGAATTGGGCGCTGCTGCGGTCAGGATGAGCGAACAAAAACCCGCCACCGTCCGTATCGACAACGACGACATCGGCGGCGTGGTCGCGAGCGCGAACGGGCCGGAAGCCGGCGTCTGGGTGATCGCGGAGACGACCGAGCTTCCCACCAAGTACGTCAAGATCGTCGTCACCGACGACCAGGGGCGATATGTGCTGCCCGATCTTCCGAAAGCCAACTACAGTATCTGGACGCGCGGCTACGGCCTCGTCGATTCGCCGAAGGTCAAAGCCGCGCCGGGAAAAACTCTCAACCTGAAAGCCGTCCTCGCGCCGACTCCGGCCGCGGCGGCGGAATATTATCCGGCGACCTATTGGTTTTCGATGCTGAAGATTCCGGACAAGAGCGAGTTCCCCGGCACCGGCCCCAAAGGCAACGGCATGCCGGAGAAACTTAAAAGCCAAGGCGAGTGGATGGCGAACATCAAAACCCACGGCTGCACCTCGTGCCATCAGCTCGGCGGCAAGCCGACGCGGACGATGCACAAAGAATTCGGCGCTTTCAAATCGTCGTTCGAGGCGTGGCAGCGGCGCATCCTCTCGGGACAGGCGAGTGAAGTCATGGTGCGGAACCTGAACGACGTCGAGCCGAAGCGCGCGCTCGAGTTGTTCGCCGATTGGACCGACCGCATCGCCGCCGGGGAACTGCCGGCGTCCAAGCCGGCGCGCCCGCAGGGCGTCGAGCGCAA
Proteins encoded in this window:
- a CDS encoding VOC family protein, translated to MAILKVEGVTHWSIPVNNLAESEDFYGELLGLTHKGRLGNSGMSCFNVGDNYILLCQREQPKESNSPQQLHHSFTVSPETLVKACKVFHERKIPGIELIYRGKGHFTGRELYFLDPSGNRLELRDPTWKAGMPEPSFDEIVRS